In the genome of Drosophila yakuba strain Tai18E2 chromosome 3R, Prin_Dyak_Tai18E2_2.1, whole genome shotgun sequence, one region contains:
- the LOC6537899 gene encoding uncharacterized protein LOC6537899 — MKEKKKSRRDPTTTLEQPELSGVVNAEGVQQNVDVQSSGEDDHAAPFILVDCAQYTARSDLEAILSQVEKERMEKVQADIENNYFPMLEDMEPPAELDMPINLSSQALTKLKDAEDERRFKEDLESLRLVAVEEEQLDTSISLSNTTNPQFKSLSDMTIEDGQLLLRTMASMGQMRCKLEQLKNVHEKSGSSESAPQVKGTTLIPPPGLRRQGTFEIKRKKDQQLGHPEVSTNPAVGQKVNLPSACKGEKGEKVISEADKIFSQIGDLLVKLQLQHEGSKVLDKGSSYAYMVTIKPDEGASNCSVYAITKLKSHEVKEAHVENLKSLHTPLINISSPGDGVPKEPSQLSTNTQYIDGSSIGPMPLLGAPASRIKPPILRKRSCSYLRAPNPVRYCHGRKKN; from the coding sequence AtgaaggagaagaagaaaagCCGCAGAGATCCAACCACAACACTTGAGCAACCTGAATTATCGGGGGTTGTCAACGCGGAGGGTGTCCAGCAGAACGTGGATGTCCAATCCTCTGGGGAAGATGATCACGCTGCACCATTTATCCTGGTAGACTGTGCGCAATATACAGCTCGTTCGGATTTGGAAGCAATCCTTAGCCAAGTAGAAAAGGAACGGATGGAAAAGGTTCAGGCAGATATAGAGAATAACTATTTTCCCATGCTGGAGGATATGGAACCACCTGCAGAATTAGATATGCCCATTAACCTAAGCTCCCAGGCACTGACCAAACTGAAAGATGCAGAGGATGAGCGCCGCTTCAAGGAGGATCTGGAGAGTCTTAGGCTTGTTGcagtggaggaggagcagctaGATACTTCCATTAGCCTTAGCAACACCACTAATCCCCAGTTCAAATCCCTGTCCGACATGACAATAGAAGACGGCCAGCTATTGCTTCGGACTATGGCAAGTATGGGACAGATGCGCTGCAAGTTGGAGCAGCTCAAAAATGTGCACGAGAAAAGTGGGTCATCAGAATCGGCTCCACAGGTAAAAGGCACAACCTTGATTCCCCCGCCAGGCCTGCGTCGGCAGGGCACCTTCGAAATTAAACGTAAAAAGGACCAACAGTTGGGTCATCCTGAGGTTTCCACCAACCcagcagttggccaaaaggtAAATTTACCATCAGCTTGCAAGGGagaaaaaggcgaaaaagtTATTTCAGAGGCTGACAAGATTTTCAGCCAGATTGGCGATCTGCTCGTGAAACTGCAACTCCAACACGAGGGCAGTAAAGTCCTGGACAAGGGATCCTCTTACGCCTACATGGTGACCATTAAGCCAGATGAAGGTGCCTCCAATTGCTCAGTTTATGCAATTACCAAACTCAAATCCCACGAAGTGAAGGAGGCGCATGTAGAGAATCTAAAAAGTTTACACACTCCCTTGATTAACATTTCATCCCCTGGTGATGGAGTACCAAAGGAGCCTTCCCAGTTGTCCACTAACACACAATATATCGATGGAAGCTCCATTGGGCCGATGCCCCTTCTCGGAGCGCCAGCCTCCAGGATCAAACCACCTATTTTGCGCAAGAGATCCTGTTCCTATCTAAGGGCACCCAACCCAGTCAGATATTGCCATGGCAGGAAGAAAAACTAG